A genomic region of Branchiostoma lanceolatum isolate klBraLanc5 chromosome 4, klBraLanc5.hap2, whole genome shotgun sequence contains the following coding sequences:
- the LOC136433272 gene encoding uncharacterized protein gives MSIIKSPHPEIAIPDDVSVVDHVTRDFDTYGDRVALIDGPTGRSYTFSQLKKLIRVCGSALTRLGFKQHDVFAIYSPNLPEFAIIFFGVIGIGGTVTTVNPLYTADELAHQLEMSGASYVITIGMFADKAKQAMDKCEKVKDVYVFGEAEGCTPFSSLLRDDGSAFPADVQINPREDVAVLPYSSGTTGLPKGVMLTHYNLVANMEQMRQDGSVEAVANPSLLGLLPFFHIYGMSVILAGSLLVGANVVILPKFDQELFLKCIQDYKVTHVHLVPPIALFLAKHPMVDKYDFSNVQELFCGAAPMGKELSDAVRSRLKVPSIRQGFGMTETSPVTHVVKMGESKPGSVGVPIGNTEMKVVEIESGKLLGEGEDGELCVRGPQVMKGYLNNPEATANTIKDGWLHTGDIGHYDSEYNFYVVDRLKELIKYKGYQVPPAELEALLLSDPRVQDAAVIGVPDLEAGELPKAYIVKKADSDVTEKDIKDFIAEKVAPYKKLRFVEFTDQIPKSASGKILRRVLKQKEVERQKKD, from the exons ATGTCGATCATCAAGAGCCCTCACCCTGAAATCGCCATTCCTGACGACGTATCGGTTGTGGACCACGTCACCAGAGACTTCGACACGTACGGGGACCGGGTTGCGCTG ATCGACGGGCCCACTGGACGATCGTACACGTTCTCTCAGCTGAAGAAACTAATCCGTGTGTGCGGCAGCGCCCTCACGCGGCTAGGCTTCAAACAGCATGACGTGTTCGCCATCTACAGCCCCAACCTGCCGGAGTTTGCCATCATTTTCTTCGGAGTCATCGGGATTGGAGGCACCGTGACGACGGTCAACCCTCTGTACACTGCAG ATGAGCTCGCACATCAGCTGGAGATGTCCGGCGCGTCCTACGTCATCACCATCGGCATGTTCGCCGACAAGGCTAAACAGGCCATGGACAAGTGCGAGAAAGTCAAG GACGTGTACGTGTTCGGCGAGGCGGAGGGCTGCACGCCGTTCTCCAGCCTCCTGCGGGACGACGGCTCGGCCTTCCCGGCGGACGTGCAGATCAACCCGCGGGAGGACGTGGCGGTGTTACCGTACTCCAGCGGCACCACGGGACTGCCCAAGGGCGTCATGCTCACACACTACAACTTAGTGGCCAACATGGAGCAAATGAG ACAAGATGGATCTGTAGAAGCAGTCGCGAACCCGAGCCTTCTGGGACTTCTGCCGTTTTTCCACATCTACGGCATGTCCGTCATCCTCGCCGGCTCGCTACTGGTGGGCGCCAACGTGGTCATCCTCCCCAAGTTCGACCAGGAGCTTTTCCTGAAGTGCATCCAAGACTATAAG GTGACCCACGTGCACCTGGTACCTCCCATCGCCCTGTTCCTGGCCAAACATCCGATGGTGGACAAGTACGACTTTTCCAACGTCCAGGAATTGTTCTGCGGAGCTGCGCCGATGGGCAAAGAGCTGAGCGATGCTGTGAGGAGCCGGCTGAAGGTGCCATCTATCAGACAAG GATTTGGCATGACGGAGACAAGTCCAGTGACGCATGTGGTGAAGATGGGAGAGAGCAAGCCTGGATCCGTCGGGGTTCCCATTGGTAACACAGAAATGAAG GTGGTGGAGATCGAGTCGGGAAAGCTGCTGGGCGAGGGTGAAGACGGTGAGCTGTGTGTGCGGGGTCCTCAGGTGATGAAGGGTTATCTGAACAACCCGGAGGCCACGGCCAACACCATCAAGGACGGCTGGCTGCACACAG GGGATATCGGCCACTACGACAGTGAGTACAACTTCTACGTGGTGGACAGGCTGAAAGAGCTGATCAAGTACAAGGGCTACCAG GTTCCTCCCGCGGAGTTAGAGGCCCTCCTCCTGTCCGACCCTCGCGTGCAGGACGCAGCAGTGATCGGGGTGCCGGACCTGGAGGCCGGGGAACTGCCTAAAGCTTACATCGTCAAGAAGGCGGACTCAGATGTCACAGAGAAGGATATCAAGGACTTCATCGCCG AGAAAGTGGCCCCGTACAAGAAGCTCCGGTTCGTGGAGTTCACGGACCAGATCCCGAAGTCGGCCAGCGGGAAGATCCTGCGGAGGGTGCTGAAGCAGAAGGAGGTCGAGCGGCAGAAGAAGGATTAA
- the LOC136433271 gene encoding uncharacterized protein — MSIIKSPLPEVAIPDDIALVDYLTADFDAYGDKVALVDGPTERSYTFSQLKVLFRVCGSALTRLGFKQHDVFAIYSPNLPEFAIIFFGVIGIGGTVTTVNPLYTADELAHQLQQSGASYVITIPMFADKAKQAMDKCEKIKDLYVFGEAEGCTPFSSLLRDDGSAFPADVQINPREDVAVLPYSSGTTGLPKGVMLTHYNIIANLQQMRPEKSLALDPNTDVLIALLPLFHIYGMVAILAIGLVQGVKVVCLPKFDQELFLKCVQDHKVTRVSCVPPVVLFLAKHPLVDKYDFSHVKELVNGAAPLGRELAQAVVTRLKHPTIRQGFGMTEASPVTHIVMEGEDLPGSIGQPLPNTECKIVDVESGKLLGEGEDGELCVRGPQVMKGYLNNPEATANTIKDGWLHTGDIGHFDGTGNFYIVDRLKELIKYKGYQVPPAELEALLLSHPDLQDAAVVGVPDQEAGELPKAYVVKKADSQVTGDQVMDYIAGKVAPYKKLRFVEFTDQIPKSASGKILRKVLKEKEVERQKEK; from the exons ATGTCCATCATTAAGTCCCCACTCCCCGAAGTCGCCATCCCTGACGACATAGCCCTGGTGGATTATCTCACGGCAGACTTCGACGCCTACGGAGACAAGGTCGCGTTG GTTGACGGCCCCACGGAAAGATCTTACACGTTCTCTCAGCTGAAGGTTCTGTTCCGCGTGTGCGGTAGCGCCCTCACGCGACTGGGGTTCAAACAGCATGACGTGTTTGCCATCTACAGCCCCAACCTGCCGGAGTTTGCCATCATTTTCTTCGGAGTCATCGGGATCGGAGGCACCGTGACGACGGTCAATCCTCTGTACACTGCAG ATGAGCTTGCCCACCAGCTACAGCAGTCCGGGGCCTCCTACGTCATCACCATCCCCATGTTTGCTGACAAGGCAAAACAGGCCATGGACAAGTGCGAGAAGATCAAG GACTTGTACGTGTTCGGCGAGGCGGAGGGCTGCACGCCTTTCTCCAGCCTCCTGCGGGACGACGGCTCGGCCTTCCCGGCGGACGTGCAGATCAACCCGCGGGAGGACGTGGCGGTGTTACCGTACTCCAGCGGCACCACGGGGCTGCCCAAGGGCGTCATGCTCACACACTACAACATCATAGCTAACCTGCAACAAATGAG GCCTGAGAAGAGTCTGGCTCTGGACCCCAACACGGACGTCCTGATCGCGCTGCTGCCGTTATTCCACATCTATGGCATGGTCGCCATCTTGGCTATCGGACTGGTCCAGGGGGTGAAGGTCGTGTGTCTGCCTAAATTCGACCAAGAGCTGTTCCTAAAATGCGTCCAGGACCATAAG GTGACTCGCGTGTCTTGTGTGCCTCCTGTCGTCCTGTTCCTGGCCAAACACCCGCTGGTGGACAAGTACGACTTCTCTCACGTGAAGGAGCTGGTGAACGGCGCCGCGCCGCTCGGCAGGGAGCTCGCACAGGCAGTCGTCACCCGGCTGAAGCACCCCACCATCCGCCAAG GGTTTGGGATGACGGAGGCCAGTCCGGTCACCCACATTGTTATGGAGGGAGAGGACCTGCCAGGCTCGATCGGACAGCCTTTGCCCAATACTGAATGCAAG ATCGTGGACGTAGAGTCGGGAAAGCTGCTGGGCGAGGGTGAAGACGGTGAGCTGTGTGTGCGGGGTCCTCAGGTGATGAAGGGTTATCTGAACAACCCGGAGGCCACGGCCAACACCATCAAGGACGGCTGGCTACACACAG GCGACATCGGTCATTTCGACGGCACCGGGAATTTCTATATAGTAGACCGTCTTAAGGAACTCATCAAGTACAAGGGATACCAG GTTCCCCCAGCTGAGCTGGAGGCGCTGCTGCTGTCCCACCCGGACCTGCAGGACGCAGCGGTGGTCGGGGTGCCGGACCAGGAGGCCGGCGAGCTGCCCAAGGCGTACGTGGTGAAGAAGGCTGACTCACAGGTCACAGGGGATCAGGTCATGGACTACATCGCAG GCAAAGTTGCTCCGTACAAGAAGCTCCGGTTCGTGGAGTTCACGGACCAGATCCCGAAGTCGGCCAGCGGGAAGATCCTCCGTAAGGTGCTGAAGGAGAAGGAGGTCGAGCGGCAGAAAGAAAAGTGA
- the LOC136433274 gene encoding transmembrane protein 179B-like has product MADFLLLTQVLLYVAAVVGGLAVAVTVGLTAGNFHGCCILYAPIVEDTASPTYQWLIKCSSNSNCHFPIGVGVAAVVYGVIYGGYCAYTLISRTRNGKDMVVLPSLLLNGVLSLLTLVCGAMVSVGYNNFCAQVKDVIFYGYEYGTCSRYQSSAGYKKGDNDGMPFDTFMTAAQISLWALFGVWAVLTGLTILRMRLNSREGRPATLPKLPWKRSGNDEMTSPVI; this is encoded by the exons ATGGCGGACTTCCTTCTCCTGACTCAGGTCCTGCTGTACGTCGCTGCCGTGGTGGGCGGCCTCGCCGTGGCAGTGACAGTAGGTCTCACAGCCGGCAACTTTCATGGCTGCTGTATCCTGTACGCGCCCATTGTGGAGGACACGGCGTCCCCAACGTATCAGTGGCTGATCAAATGCAGCTCAAACTCCAACTGCCACTTCCCGATCGGGGTGGGGGTAGCTGCCGTGGTGTACGGAGTGATATACGGCGGGTACTGCGCCTACACGCTCATCAGTCGGACTCGCAATGG GAAGGACATGGTGGTCCTGCCGTCGCTGCTGCTGAACGGTGTCCTCAGCCTCCTGACGCTGGTGTGCGGCGCCATGGTGTCGGTGGGCTATAACAACTTCTGCGCACAGGTCAAGGACGTCATCTT TTACGGGTACGAGTATGGAACCTGCAGCCGCTACCAGAGCTCAGCTGGGTACAAGAAGGGTGACAACGACGGCATGCCGTTCGACACCTTCATGACAGCGGCGCAGATCTCCCTGTGGGCGCTGTTCGGGGTGTGGGCGGTGCTGACCGGGCTCACCATTCTGCGCATGAGGCTGAACTCCCGGGAGGGCAGACCTGCAACCCTTCCCAAGTTGCCTTGGAAGAGGTCTGGCAATGAtgagatgacgtcaccagtAATCTAG
- the LOC136433263 gene encoding snaclec coagulation factor IX/factor X-binding protein subunit B-like translates to MMICVHHIDIDECTRNPCEHGRCVNKDGGYKCTCSPGWTGQNCRQGRPCKSGWRKYNDHCYKLMKGKVIWSVANSQCKRHGANLASITSHGENDFVTKLIFNAPVGDQPVVWFGLNWGDGQWEWTDRSRLVYTNWAPHEPNSKALLSLWPACAAISSTTGHQWMPFGAFRNRGEWTDQRCAGYYPYICKGRNYG, encoded by the exons ATGATGATTTGTGTTCATCATATAGACATTGATGAGTGTACCAGAAACCCATGcgaacatggacgctgtgtgaacaaagatggcggatacaaatgtacctgctcacccggatggactggacagaactgtcggCAAG gcCGACCCTGTAAGAGTGGATGGAGGAAATACAACGACCACTGCTACAAGTTGATGAAAGGAAAGGTCATCTGGTCTGTAGCAAACTCACAATGCAAAAGACACGGTGCAAACCTTGCTTCTATCACAAGCCATGGAGAGAATGACTTCGTCACAAAGCTGATATTTAATG CTCCTGTAGGGGACCAGCCAGTTGTCTGGTTTGGACTAAACTGGGGGGACGGACAATGGGAGTGGACAGACAGATCCCGCCTTGTCTATACGAACTGGGCTCCACATGAACCCAACAGCAAAGCCCTGCTCTCTCTATGGCCAGCGTGTGCCGCTATATCCTCAACG ACTGGCCATCAGTGGATGCCATTCGGAGCGTTCAGGAACAGAGGAGAGTGGACGGACCAACGATGTGCCGGTTACTATCCCTACATCTGCAAGGGTCGAAACTATGGGTAA